Proteins from a single region of Styela clava chromosome 1, kaStyClav1.hap1.2, whole genome shotgun sequence:
- the LOC120348486 gene encoding uncharacterized protein LOC120348486: MFVNFALLIAFASCVLAHERFLNIHVGNTDEDIPEGPPTSLSYGMFNIIASCDIIGRSVSRCGRKSTTKSACRRHNCCWNLSNQNLNLPVCFQPKMKIQNYQAGTAWQAWGSWGTCLGKDFCVAGKQFRFRKCDGVPGTGGCSGTWKESQDCTTAGCTVVATAAWGAWGSYSSCTVPSEPTCFTGFKTRTRSCMLVSSVVTSTSCSGSSSETAACDSSLCQTSGSWVAAACSVTCGSGTFTSTRTCLTGGSGSPSSCFTKTETCTQSACGNTDPDLDIVIMIDGTELTDNCKQKELDLNVVAPFTGSVFTSANFPNFFQQKGFLTSFMAEWSTVTSATTRLAVQKNCGSCSYATQTNFNAANFLSTTLTQTIVDGINFPCDVSDIFGTMICVNDGQFITANGERTGNKNVGIFMIPRFNTVPNYLVFLNDAVLTAIKGSLINIDKILILSTVDISTLTTAEQTTEIDMLNQLGCFTTNPGTCTAYIGNIFESTATVVNRMRALV; this comes from the exons ATGTTTGTTAATTTCGCTCTTCTGATCGCATTTGCGAGCTGTGTTTTGGCTCACGAACGATTTCTTAACATCCACGTTGGAAACACAGACGAAGACATTCCTGAAGGACCCCCAACTAGTCTGAGCTATGGCATGTTCAACATTATTGCTTCATGTGACATCATCGGTAGATCAGTATCAAGATGCGGACGCAAATCTACCACAAA GTCAGCTTGCAGAAGACACAACTGTTGTTGGAATCTGTCAAACCAGAATCTTAACTTGCCTGTGTGTTTCCAACCCAAGATGAAAATCCAGAACTATCAAGCTGGCACAGCATGGCAAGCGTGGGGCAGCTGGGGTACCTGCTTGGGAAAAGATTTTTGTGTTGCAGGGAAACAATTCAGATTCAGAAAGTGTGATGGTGTCCCGGGAACAGGAGG TTGTTCTGGCACTTGGAAAGAATCGCAGGATTGTACCACAGCTGGTTGTACTGTCGTCGCAACCGCAGCATGGGGAGCATGGGGCTCATATTCAAGTTGCACAGTCCCCTCTGAGCCAACCTGCTTTACTGGATTCAAGACACGAACAAGAAGTTGCATGCTCGTATCATCAGTCGTCACGTCCACCTCATGCTCAGGATCCAGCTCAGAG ACCGCTGCTTGCGATTCCAGCCTTTGTCAGACTTCCGGTTCTTGGGTAGCTGCAGCATGCTCTGTCACATGTGGAAGCGGAACGTTCACTTCAACCCGAACATGTTTGACAGGAGGATCCGGAAGTCCTTCAAGCTGTTTCACTAAAACTGAAACGTGTACCCAATCGGCCTGTG GAAACACCGACCCCGATTTGGACATTGTCATCATGATAGACGGTACAGAGTTGACTGATAATTGCAAACAGAAAGAACTTGATTTGAACGTCGTTGCTCCATTCACTGGCTCCGTATTCACAAGTGCTAATTTCCCCAATTTTTTCCAGCAAAAGGGCTTTCTTACAAG ttttatGGCTGAATGGAGTACAGTCACATCAGCTACAACCAGACTTGCggttcaaaaaaattgtggttcCTGCTCTTACGCAACACAAACAAACTTCAACGCTGCCAACTTCCTCTCAACAACATTGACGCAAACTATC GTCGACGGAATCAACTTTCCTTGCGATGTATCGGATATTTTCGGAACAATGATATGCGTTAACGATGGACAATTTATCACTGCAAACGGAGAGAGAACAGGAAATAAAAATGTTGGAATTTTCATGATTCCAAGATTCAACACAGTTCCTAACTACT TGGTGTTTTTGAATGACGCTGTTCTGACTGCAATCAAAGGTTCTCTTATCAACATCGACAAAATACTGATCCTGTCTACTGTCGACATCAGCACTCTCACAACCGCAGAACAAACCACAGAAATAGACa TGTTGAATCAACTTGGATGCTTCACAACAAATCCAGGAACTTGCACTGCCTACATTGGCAACATCTTCGAAAGTACGGCTACAGTTGTCAACAGAATGCGCGCCCTTGTTTAA